A part of Maniola hyperantus chromosome 14, iAphHyp1.2, whole genome shotgun sequence genomic DNA contains:
- the LOC138403290 gene encoding uncharacterized protein, protein MPVLMYTFGVLRWTQTELDALDRKVRTTMTLYRMHHPKSSVMRLYIPRKCGGRGVLSVKTMHNREIANLRTYFETMRGSPMHREVIECDKGLTPLSLAQTEWQKPVVLSTSDREAVWREKELHGRFFKALNEPHVDKKASVQWLRFGDLFGETEGFVCAIQDQVVKTRNYRKYILKDGTHDICRACRHPGESLRHVLSGCSALANTEYLHRHNQAAKILHQELALKYGLLDERLPYYKYTPVPVLERDGVRLYWDRSIITDRTILANKPDIVVVDRAQSRVFLVDITIPYDENLVRAETEKKRKYLDLAHEVSDMWHVESTEIIPIVISANGLIPVSLAHHLRRLGFCGSSLAARMQKAVLLDSARIVRRFLHLSP, encoded by the coding sequence atgcccgttctcatgtacacctttggcgtgctcagatggactcagaccgaacttgacgccctggacagaaaagtccgcacaactatgactctttatcgcatgcaccacccaaaatcgtctgtgatgaggttgtatatcccccggaagtgtggtggtcgaggcgtattgagcgtcaagaccatgcataaccgggagatagccaacctcagaacctactttgagacgatgagggggtcccccatgcatagagaggtcatagaatgtgataaaggactcaccccactatccttagcccaaaccgagtggcagaaaccggtagtacttagcacctctgaccgggaggccgtatggagggagaaggagctgcacggacgcttttttaaagctcttaatgagccacacgtagataaaaaagcgtccgtgcagtggctgcgctttggtgacctcttcggggaaaccgagggttttgtctgtgcgatacaagatcaggtggtcaagacgcggaactaccgaaagtacattctgaaggatggcactcacgacatctgtcgagcttgtcgccatcccggcgagtcactcagacatgtgctttcgggatgctcagcgcttgccaacactgagtatctgcacagacacaaccaagcagccaaaatccttcaccaagagcttgctctgaagtacggtctcctggatgagaggctgccgtattacaagtacacaccggtgccggtactcgagcgcgacggagtccggctctattgggaccggtccatcatcacggacaggactattctagcgaataagcctgacatcgtggtggtggaccgggcacagtcgagggtgtttttggtggacatcaccattccgtatgacgagaacctcgtgagagctgagacggagaaaaagcgcaagtatctcgatctggctcacgaggtttccgacatgtggcatgtggagtccactgaaatcatcccaatcgtcatatctgcgaatgggttgatcccagtcagcctcgctcaccatctgaggcgactggggttctgtggcagttcgctcgcagccaggatgcaaaaagcggtcttgctggactcggctaggatagtccgccgatttcttcacctgtcgccctga